The Henckelia pumila isolate YLH828 chromosome 2, ASM3356847v2, whole genome shotgun sequence genome includes a window with the following:
- the LOC140878361 gene encoding protein FAR1-RELATED SEQUENCE 5-like, producing the protein MEESSGDDQSYIPQVGDDRKPNIGMRFESIEDAYSYYNQYARESGFSARISNSKRSKKTSEVVWKKFVCFKEGQTDEVRWSKEENSDKPRQNRARRDIRCGCKAKISVVKEQNRTGWMISTFVENHNHPLATPSKVHLLRSHRSVSVSKKALSQQFAEANIPTCQQMRIFEIEHGGPENVGCTERDLRNYQRSLREEHMGMDAETFVDFLQSEKDKCSTFFFDYETDSDNRFSRCFWADSVSRRANIVFGDVVVFDTTYNTNKYGLIFAPFVGVNHHSQTILFGCGFLSDERTESFVWLLGKFLEAMPSGAPKLIITDQDPAMTKAIAQVFPQTVHRYCLWHILNKFPDKLSPVIFRDHYQSIRSVIVHSTTSDEFEESWKGVMEFAGLVQDDWLILMYDLRHRWVPAYFLNVFSAGISSSQRSESSHAFFKWYISNKNALMDFIVRFNKALRNQRHNELVADHIDMNERPKVMSNWPMKTQMVKVYTKTKWLEFEKEVGQSHHYYVEQVSTGIEFWVYNVMNFQASSSSKPRMLTHDVQKNDVYCSCMKFQFDGIPCRHMLAFFRVNQIFHLPDKYILKRWTQGAKVGALFTPSEQNVIDDPERCLMSRHWNLSFRSSALVDAASMTEEGTKFLHEQFDNIDCKMKDLNICIPSRNANENRRSMDNVIAIIDPCVIRTKGCGKRLKSSKEKATSKGRQCRGCGRRGVSHDKRNCPNFLDKSSANNDNEDDSSDEEDFESIHDILNGLEHIIKVTVDENATSDQKLSKVTVGLQQRKNSEVEEMTLEVETKNKGNAKLLEFDNFYRNMARKFEYLDWMISVSHSRICSNSTFCGVPCLL; encoded by the exons ATGGAAGAAAGCAGTGGGGATGATCAGTCATACATCCCTCAAGTTGGAGATGATCGAAAGCCAAATATTGGAATGAGATTCGAATCAATTGAGGATGCATATTCGTACTATAACCAATACGCACGAGAATCAGGATTTAGTGCGAGAATTAGCAATAGTAAGAGAAGTAAGAAGACGAGTGAAGTTGTTTggaaaaaatttgtatgctttaAAGAAGGGCAGACAGATGAAGTTCGATGGAGTAAAGAGGAAAATAGTGATAAACCAAGACAAAACAGAGCTCGTCGAGACATTCGATGTGGATGTAAGGCAAAGATTTCAGTTGTGAAGGAACAAAATCGTACGGGATGGATGATCAGTACTTTCGTAGAAAACCATAACCATCCACTTGCTACTCCTTCGAAGGTCCATTTGTTACGTTCACATCGCAGTGTTTCTGTATCAAAGAAAGCACTAAGTCAACAATTTGCAGAAGCCAATATTCCAACTTGTCAACAAATGCGAATATTTGAGATAGAACATGGAGGGCCAGAGAACGTAGGTTGTACAGAAAGAGATTTGAGAAACTATCAGAGAAGTTTAAGGGAGGAGCACATGGGGATGGATGCTGAAACATTTGTTGATTTTTTGCAGTCTGAGAAAGATAAGTGTTCAacttttttctttgattatgagaCAGACTCAGACAACAGATTTAGCAGGTGTTTTTGGGCAGATTCTGTGTCAAGGAGGGCCAACATTGTCTTTGGCGATGTAGTGGTGTTTGATACAACATATAACACCAACAAATATGGGTTGATTTTTGCACCTTTTGTAGGTGTTAATCATCACAGTCAGACCATCCTCTTTGGCTGTGGATTTCTGAGTGACGAAAGAACAGAATCTTTTGTTTGGTTGCTAGGCAAGTTTCTAGAAGCAATGCCTAGTGGTGCACCAAAATTGATCATCACTGATCAGGATCCTGCCATGACCAAAGCAATAGCCCAAGTTTTTCCCCAAACAGTGCATCGATATTGTCTGTGGCACATTTTAAACAAATTTCCAGACAAATTGAGTCCTGTGATTTTCCGTGATCATTACCAAAGCATTAGGAGTGTCATTGTACATTCAACAACAAGTGATGAATTTGAGGAGTCATGGAAAGGGGTTATGGAGTTTGCAGGCTTGGTCCAAGATGATTGGCTGATTTTGATGTATGATTTGAGACATAGGTGGGTGCCAGCTTATTTTCTAAATGTATTCTCTGCAGGGATTTCAAGCAGTCAAAGATCAGAGAGTTCCCATGCCTTTTTCAAATGGTACATCTCTAACAAGAATGCATTGATGGATTTTATTGTTCGTTTTAATAAGGCACTTCGGAACCAAAGACACAACGAGTTAGTCGCAGATCATATTGATATGAATGAGCGCCCAAAAGTAATGTCAAATTGGCCAATGAAAACTCAAATGGTGAAAGTTTATACCAAAACGAAATGGTTGGAGTTTGAAAAGGAAGTAGGTCAGAGTCATCACTATTATGTGGAACAAGTATCTACTGGAATCGAGTTTTGGGTTTATAATGTAATGAATTTTCAAGCTTCTTCTTCATCGAAACCAAGGATGCTTACACATGACGTGCAGAAAAATGATGTTTATTGTAGTTGTATGAAATTTCAGTTTGACGGCATTCCATGCAGGCATATGCTAGCATTTTTTCGTGTCAACCAAATTTTCCACTTGCCTGATAAGTATATTCTCAAACGGTGGACCCAAGGCGCAAAAGTAGGAGCATTATTTACTCCGTCTGAGCAAAATGTGATAGACGATCCAGAGAGGTGTTTGATGTCAAGGCATTGGAATTTATCTTTTAGATCTTCTGCTTTAGTTGATGCAGCATCTATGACTGAAGAGGGAACAAAATTCTTGCATGAACAATTTGACAATATTGACTGCAAAATGAAGGATTTGAATATTTGCATACCATCAAGAAATGCAAATGAAAACAGGAGATCCATGGATAATGTCATTGCTATCATTGATCCTTGTGTAATAAGAACAAAGGGATGTGGAAAGAGATTGAAGTCGTCGAAGGAGAAGGCAACCTCGAAGGGTAGACAGTGTCGTGGATGTGGACGTCGTGGTGTATCGCATGACAAGCGCAATTGCCCAAATTTTCTAGACAA GTCAAGTGCAAACAATGATAACGAAGATGACAGTTCAGATGAAGAAGATTTTGAATCGATACATGATATTTTAAACGGTTTA GAACACATAATTAAAGTGACGGTGGATGAAAATGCAACGAGTGATCAGAAGCTGTCCAAGGTAACAG TCGGATTGCAACAACGGAAAAATAGTGAAGTAGAAGAGATGACACTTGAAGTCGAGACAAAAAACAAAGGAAATGCAAAACTGCTCGAATTCGACAATTTCTACCGAAATATGGCCCGAAAGTTTGAATATTTGGATTGGATGATATCAGTTTCACATTCCCGTATATGCTCGAATTCGACATTTTGTGGCGTCCCCTGTTTGTTGTAA